The following are encoded together in the Juglans microcarpa x Juglans regia isolate MS1-56 chromosome 2D, Jm3101_v1.0, whole genome shotgun sequence genome:
- the LOC121248802 gene encoding histone chaperone ASF1B gives MSAVNITNVTVLDNPASFLTPFQFEISYECLTPLKDDLEWKLIYVGSAEDETYDQLLESVLVGPVNVGNYRFVLQADPPDPSKIREEDIIGVTVLLLTCSYLGQEFIRVGYYVNNDYDDEQLREEPPSKVLIDRVQRNILSDKPRVTKFPINFHPEDSESREQPPPPDHPSETDGNEELPASPDPHPSDGQGQ, from the exons ATGAGTGCTGTGAATATCACCAACGTTACCGTCCTCGACAATCCTGCCTCCTTCTTGACCCCCTTTCAGTTCGAGATCTCCTACGAGTGCTTGACCCCTCTCAAAGACG ATTTGGAATGGAAACTCATCTATGTGGGGTCTGCAGAGGATGAGACTTATGACCAACTATTAGAGAGTGTACTTGTCGGGCCTGTCAATGTGGGGAACTATCGATTTGTTTTACAG GCAGACCCGCCGGATCCATCAAAAATTCGTGAAGAAGATATCATTGGTGTGACGGTGCTTCTGTTAACATGCTCTTATCTGGGTCAAGAGTTTATCCGGGTGGGCTACTATGTCAACAACGATTACGATGATGAGCAGCTGAGAGAGGAACCTCCATCGAAGGTCTTAATTGATAGGGTTCAAAGAAACATTTTATCTGATAAACCGAGGGTCACAAAGTTCCCCATCAATTTCCACCCAGAGGACAGCGAAAGTAGAGAACAACCACCTCCACCTGATCATCCTTCTGAGACTGATGGAAATGAAGAATTGCCTGCTTCACCTGATCCTCATCCTTCAGATGGGCAGGGGCAGTAA